In the Sediminibacter sp. Hel_I_10 genome, one interval contains:
- a CDS encoding response regulator transcription factor, producing MTEPITILLAEDEPALGQIIKESLETRNFKVLLCEDGEKAFKVYTAEQPELLVLDVMMPKKDGFTLAKDIRAIDDTIPIIFLTAKSQTQDVVEGFSIGGDDYLKKPFSMEELIVRINNLLHRKSTQKASEILTVGQFRFDFPKQQLHFKEETQQLTHREAHLLFHLVKNKNQVLDRSLILNKLWGTDDFFSARSMDVFITKLRKKLKQDEAVQILNVRGFGYKLVC from the coding sequence ATGACTGAACCCATTACCATACTGCTTGCCGAAGATGAGCCCGCTTTGGGACAAATCATAAAGGAAAGTTTAGAAACCAGAAATTTCAAGGTCTTACTTTGCGAAGATGGAGAAAAGGCCTTTAAAGTGTATACCGCTGAGCAACCCGAATTGCTGGTTTTAGACGTGATGATGCCAAAAAAAGACGGCTTCACTTTAGCCAAAGACATTAGAGCTATTGATGACACCATCCCCATTATTTTCTTGACCGCTAAATCACAAACCCAAGATGTGGTTGAAGGTTTTAGTATTGGCGGTGATGACTATCTCAAAAAACCTTTTAGTATGGAGGAGCTCATTGTTAGAATCAACAATTTACTCCATCGTAAATCGACTCAAAAGGCTTCGGAAATTTTAACGGTGGGGCAATTTCGTTTTGATTTCCCTAAGCAACAACTTCATTTTAAAGAGGAGACACAACAGTTGACCCACAGAGAAGCACATTTATTATTTCATTTGGTAAAGAACAAAAATCAAGTGCTAGATCGCTCTCTTATTTTAAATAAACTTTGGGGAACCGATGATTTTTTCTCTGCCCGAAGTATGGATGTGTTTATCACAAAACTTCGCAAAAAATTGAAACAAGACGAGGCCGTACAGATTTTAAATGTTCGTGGCTTTGGCTATAAGCTGGTTTGTTAG
- a CDS encoding carboxypeptidase-like regulatory domain-containing protein, translating to MKLLKSFALISVLILNFSCNDDEVANPISQQNSGPDHIAFSQNFGSDINRDFLGTIMDVNGSPISNVNITIGNSNAITDNNGIFIIRDAEVKQRLAYIKAEKTGFINASRSVVPTDGTNKIKIVMLPETVVATVNSGIAEEVSLSNGASVFLPGNYIETDGSLYSGSVDVIMHHLAPSDESTQEQMPGMLYAANAQNEERMLQTFGMLAVELRGSGGEDLNLANNTTAEIKLPLDASLVSSAPTTIPLWYFDEVNGYWIEDGEASLVDDTYVGNVNHFSFWNADTPFESVNLCVTVVNEMNDPIPNLRLFLSSDYVSGQGFTYTDNLGQACGSFPINSNGQIKISTPFNTTCLTSILQISDIGPFTSDSAIEFVLADYIFENENIIGSYNDCNGDLVNNGYVVLRYENWNFYDLVTDGNFEIDFIRCSDQLNFSVEAIDYDNLQSSGVINYSLDTPITNIGFLQSCNNINEQIIYEIDGNQELILPPFDVRFMDNNPEVNNNATIEIQDDLSSFQNCFWLRGIIQNNPIVGEHFSSDSYNTEGFYFVEGCPAAISNPQDSEMTFNIIQLGPAGDFLDMDISGDYVDFNGVSHTFSATIHVLRDE from the coding sequence ATGAAACTCTTAAAATCGTTCGCCTTAATTTCGGTTCTTATTCTGAATTTTTCCTGTAATGACGATGAAGTTGCCAATCCAATTAGTCAACAAAATTCAGGTCCAGACCATATAGCCTTCTCTCAAAATTTTGGAAGTGACATCAATCGTGATTTCTTGGGAACCATTATGGATGTTAATGGTAGTCCGATTTCAAATGTAAACATCACTATCGGCAACTCGAACGCCATAACAGATAACAATGGTATATTTATTATACGTGACGCTGAGGTCAAGCAACGACTTGCTTATATAAAAGCTGAGAAAACAGGCTTTATCAATGCGTCACGCTCTGTCGTTCCGACTGACGGAACCAATAAAATTAAAATTGTAATGTTACCTGAAACTGTTGTCGCAACGGTAAACAGCGGAATCGCTGAGGAGGTTAGCCTAAGTAATGGCGCTTCCGTTTTTCTCCCAGGTAATTATATTGAAACAGACGGAAGTTTATATTCGGGGAGCGTGGATGTTATTATGCACCACCTCGCTCCATCTGATGAATCAACTCAAGAACAAATGCCTGGTATGCTCTACGCAGCAAATGCCCAAAACGAGGAGCGTATGCTACAAACTTTTGGAATGTTAGCCGTTGAACTGCGTGGTTCGGGAGGTGAAGATTTGAATTTAGCTAATAACACAACAGCAGAAATCAAACTACCTTTAGATGCAAGTTTGGTGTCCAGTGCCCCAACAACAATTCCCCTTTGGTATTTTGATGAAGTTAACGGCTATTGGATTGAGGATGGCGAGGCTTCTTTGGTGGATGACACTTATGTTGGTAACGTAAATCATTTTTCATTTTGGAATGCTGATACTCCTTTTGAATCCGTGAATCTATGCGTAACAGTAGTTAACGAAATGAATGACCCCATTCCTAATTTAAGATTATTTTTATCAAGCGATTATGTAAGCGGCCAAGGCTTTACTTACACAGACAATCTAGGGCAGGCCTGCGGATCATTTCCTATTAACTCAAATGGACAAATAAAAATCTCGACGCCATTTAATACAACTTGTTTAACTTCTATTTTACAAATTTCTGATATTGGTCCTTTCACTTCAGATTCAGCGATAGAATTTGTATTAGCAGATTACATATTTGAAAATGAAAACATAATAGGAAGTTATAACGATTGTAATGGTGACTTAGTAAATAATGGTTATGTAGTATTGCGTTATGAAAATTGGAATTTCTATGATTTAGTCACAGACGGTAATTTTGAAATAGACTTTATTAGATGCTCGGATCAACTAAATTTTTCTGTTGAAGCCATAGATTATGACAACTTACAGTCGAGCGGCGTGATAAATTATTCCTTAGATACCCCAATCACTAATATAGGGTTTCTGCAATCGTGTAATAATATCAATGAGCAAATAATTTATGAGATTGATGGAAATCAAGAATTGATTTTACCTCCATTTGATGTCAGATTTATGGATAACAACCCAGAAGTTAATAACAATGCCACTATTGAAATTCAAGATGATTTATCAAGTTTTCAAAACTGCTTCTGGTTGCGAGGTATCATTCAAAATAATCCTATTGTAGGTGAGCATTTTTCAAGCGACAGTTATAATACTGAAGGATTTTATTTTGTTGAAGGTTGTCCCGCAGCTATATCAAATCCACAAGATTCAGAAATGACTTTCAATATAATTCAATTGGGTCCCGCTGGAGATTTTCTCGATATGGATATTAGCGGGGACTATGTAGATTTTAACGGTGTCTCTCATACATTTAGCGCAACAATACACGTATTAAGAGACGAATAA
- a CDS encoding GLPGLI family protein: MKSLLLVTAALFSISFFGFMNPKPLTNLQKNDFQGQASYMSKSSLDLGRWGDRLSEEQKKQVKARLKNRLVKTYTLTFNRTESMFVEDDKLDAMSGATDSWGKNFTPGDQYKNVKTNTQIQDQEFYGKRFLVTDSLQPITWVMETESKQIGNYMCFKASASIPSNQLTWYSFSWDKLRTNNAETSDSNAAENTLAMTDVTAWYTPQIPVGHGPSEYWGLPGLILEVSAGDTTMLCTKLVLNPEDKIEIEAPNKGKAITKAAYQETIVEKMKEFRAQRMGGRGSR; encoded by the coding sequence ATGAAATCACTATTATTAGTTACCGCAGCTCTCTTCTCGATAAGTTTTTTTGGGTTTATGAATCCAAAACCACTAACAAATCTTCAAAAAAATGATTTTCAAGGTCAGGCTTCTTACATGTCAAAATCTTCATTAGATCTTGGACGATGGGGAGATCGATTAAGCGAAGAGCAAAAGAAGCAGGTAAAGGCACGTTTAAAAAATAGGCTTGTGAAAACCTACACCTTAACTTTCAATAGAACAGAATCCATGTTTGTTGAAGATGATAAACTTGATGCCATGTCTGGAGCTACTGATTCTTGGGGTAAAAATTTTACTCCTGGAGATCAATACAAAAATGTAAAAACCAATACCCAAATTCAAGATCAAGAATTCTACGGAAAACGTTTTTTAGTAACCGATAGCTTGCAACCCATAACATGGGTCATGGAAACCGAAAGCAAACAAATAGGAAACTACATGTGTTTTAAAGCCTCAGCATCTATACCTTCTAACCAATTGACCTGGTACTCTTTCTCTTGGGATAAATTGAGGACGAATAATGCTGAAACTTCAGATTCAAATGCTGCGGAAAATACTCTAGCGATGACTGATGTAACTGCTTGGTATACACCACAGATTCCTGTTGGGCACGGACCTTCAGAATATTGGGGCCTTCCAGGATTAATTCTTGAGGTTAGTGCAGGAGACACTACCATGTTATGCACTAAACTTGTGCTCAATCCAGAAGATAAAATAGAGATTGAGGCGCCAAATAAAGGTAAAGCCATTACAAAAGCGGCTTACCAAGAAACCATTGTTGAGAAAATGAAAGAGTTTAGAGCGCAACGTATGGGAGGGAGAGGAAGCAGATAA
- a CDS encoding TonB-dependent receptor produces MKQIIFLTLLFVTSICSAQITVNGVVKDSIGEPLELANVIAINAQTKAMASYAITNDKGQFKLNLEKNTTYTVQVSYIGMKSASETLSTKETSIEQDYTLQSDNSLAEVELTYEMPVTIKGDTLVYNADSFKDGTERKLEDVLKKLPGVEINADGQIEVEGKVVTKLMVDGKDFFDGDSKLATKNIPSNAVDKIQVLRNYSEVGQMSSVTNNQDNVAINIKLKEGKKNFWFGDVTAGSGIANNDGYYLVQPKLFYYSPKYSINLIGDMNNIGEVALTNRDIRNFGGGFRPPSQSSGTSINLGDNGLNGLSNVASAQEVTTKLSAANFSYSPNKALDISGFLIYNSSRLLTREERFVSYIDSDLGIPDERTIQTGRESTNQGLAKLSAAYKPNANNQLNYDILGRISDDREAQNLLSSVVGNTNQIDAVKPFSINQSLNYYYTLNETNIFAFEAQHLIKDEDPFYNALLVNDPTNNENGFGNDDIPNEDAFDNTADAIGFDRTQNVYNINQDRRIKSNQLDAKLDYYNILNQKSNINLTLGTILSNQKFNSNIFQFLDDGSVFNPEPTINDGLDSNDTEYNFSDIYLGLHYRLKTGKFTITPGVSVHAYGNKNTQFGETYEDNFFRVLPDFETRIQFKKSENLTFRYNMTNSFTDVTKLAEGLVFNNYNSLQAGNPELQNALSHNLRLNYFSFNLFNYTNVYAVVNYNKNIDQIRNRTSFDNIISTSTFFNSSFADESLTAFGRVQRTFKKIRAGLNVSFNYSKNNQFVQDRQTVNESFTQSYTPELRTNFREAPNVSLKYRYSVTNNDQGTNSTTFKTNAPSVEFDAYIFKSFTLRTDYTYTNQDRGSGPSQSFQTWDASLSYRKDQDAKLEYEIKAANILNIDSNVSNGATNISVFSSETFILPRIVTFRLIYTL; encoded by the coding sequence ATGAAACAGATTATATTCCTAACGTTACTTTTTGTAACAAGTATTTGTAGTGCTCAAATCACCGTTAATGGGGTAGTTAAAGACAGTATTGGCGAGCCTTTAGAACTGGCAAACGTCATTGCAATTAATGCCCAAACCAAAGCTATGGCCTCTTATGCCATCACCAATGATAAAGGTCAATTTAAATTGAACCTAGAAAAAAACACGACTTACACGGTGCAAGTAAGTTACATCGGGATGAAGTCTGCTTCGGAAACCTTAAGCACTAAGGAGACCAGTATAGAGCAAGATTATACGCTGCAAAGTGATAACTCATTGGCAGAAGTTGAATTGACTTACGAAATGCCCGTGACGATAAAAGGAGACACTTTAGTTTATAATGCCGATTCCTTTAAAGACGGAACGGAACGTAAATTAGAGGACGTTTTAAAAAAATTGCCTGGTGTAGAAATCAATGCCGATGGCCAAATTGAAGTTGAAGGTAAGGTGGTCACTAAATTGATGGTAGATGGTAAAGATTTTTTTGATGGGGATTCTAAATTAGCAACTAAGAACATTCCTTCTAATGCGGTAGATAAAATTCAGGTGTTGCGTAATTATTCCGAAGTAGGTCAAATGAGTAGTGTGACCAATAATCAGGATAATGTCGCCATAAATATCAAACTAAAAGAAGGTAAAAAGAATTTTTGGTTTGGAGATGTTACGGCGGGCTCTGGTATTGCCAACAATGACGGTTATTATTTGGTGCAGCCAAAACTGTTTTATTACAGCCCAAAATATAGCATTAACCTTATTGGCGATATGAACAATATAGGTGAGGTGGCCTTAACCAATAGAGATATCAGAAACTTTGGTGGCGGCTTTAGGCCACCTAGCCAAAGTAGTGGCACGTCTATTAATTTAGGAGATAATGGACTTAATGGGCTTTCTAATGTGGCCAGTGCTCAAGAGGTTACCACAAAGTTGAGCGCCGCAAACTTTAGTTATTCTCCAAATAAAGCATTAGATATTAGTGGTTTTTTGATTTATAATAGTTCTAGACTACTTACTAGAGAAGAGCGTTTTGTAAGTTATATTGATTCAGATTTAGGAATACCAGATGAACGTACCATACAAACCGGAAGGGAATCTACAAATCAGGGATTAGCAAAACTGAGTGCTGCCTATAAGCCAAACGCCAATAACCAATTGAATTACGATATATTGGGAAGAATCTCTGATGATCGCGAAGCACAAAATTTATTGTCTTCTGTTGTGGGCAATACCAATCAAATCGATGCAGTAAAACCTTTTAGTATCAATCAAAGTTTAAATTATTATTACACACTTAATGAGACTAATATTTTTGCTTTTGAGGCGCAGCACCTTATTAAAGATGAAGACCCGTTCTACAATGCTTTATTGGTTAATGATCCAACCAATAATGAAAATGGCTTTGGTAATGATGACATTCCAAACGAAGATGCCTTTGACAATACCGCAGATGCCATAGGGTTTGACAGAACGCAGAACGTTTATAATATTAATCAAGATCGACGCATAAAATCCAATCAATTGGATGCGAAATTAGATTACTATAATATTTTAAATCAAAAGAGTAACATCAACCTTACTTTAGGAACCATTTTAAGCAATCAAAAATTTAACTCAAACATCTTCCAGTTTTTAGATGATGGTAGTGTCTTTAATCCTGAACCGACCATTAATGATGGCTTAGATTCTAATGACACCGAATATAACTTTAGTGATATTTATTTGGGACTACACTATAGACTCAAGACAGGAAAATTCACCATTACTCCAGGGGTTTCTGTTCATGCCTACGGAAATAAAAATACCCAATTTGGTGAAACCTATGAAGATAATTTCTTTAGAGTGTTACCTGATTTCGAAACCAGAATTCAATTCAAAAAAAGTGAGAATCTCACCTTCCGCTACAACATGACCAATTCTTTTACAGATGTTACCAAATTAGCGGAAGGTTTAGTGTTTAATAATTACAATAGTCTTCAAGCCGGTAACCCAGAATTGCAAAATGCATTATCCCATAATTTGAGGTTAAATTATTTTAGTTTTAATCTGTTTAATTATACCAACGTTTACGCCGTGGTAAATTATAATAAGAATATAGATCAAATTAGAAATAGAACAAGCTTTGATAATATTATTAGTACCAGTACATTTTTTAATTCAAGTTTTGCAGATGAGAGTTTAACCGCTTTTGGTCGCGTTCAAAGAACATTCAAAAAGATTAGAGCAGGTTTAAACGTGAGTTTTAATTATAGTAAAAACAATCAGTTTGTGCAAGACAGGCAAACGGTTAATGAGAGCTTTACGCAGAGTTACACTCCAGAATTGCGCACCAATTTTAGAGAAGCGCCAAATGTGAGTCTAAAATATAGATACTCCGTAACTAATAACGATCAGGGTACTAATTCTACAACATTTAAGACCAATGCGCCTTCGGTGGAATTTGATGCTTACATATTTAAATCTTTTACACTTAGAACAGATTACACCTATACCAATCAAGACAGAGGCTCGGGACCATCACAGTCGTTTCAAACTTGGGATGCCTCCTTGTCATATAGAAAGGATCAAGATGCGAAGTTGGAGTACGAAATTAAGGCTGCCAACATCTTAAATATAGATTCTAATGTTAGTAATGGTGCAACTAATATTTCTGTATTCAGTTCAGAGACGTTTATACTGCCTAGAATTGTAACATTTCGTTTGATATATACACTTTAA
- a CDS encoding sensor histidine kinase KdpD, producing the protein MDNKLYQRILYFIIVTIALTLTVQLYWNYKNYQKNLQNFQNEVQISLDNALDLYYAELTKKNHMTFIDLEATDNSIENLEGLMDKLEMDSVYREFQASYSKDVDSITQIVKTETGEQALTFSNNSNKISSLKVIRGKKAADSIKLLKNITSIYISIQDDSLKLSDLSPLIEKELQRKQLSIPFALKYNGTDSIKLNFNQKIVEPNFFQTEAKSKFLKSNESLLLFYPNATNIVLQQGLAGLLISVVLLLGIMACLIYLLKVIKNQRQLSELKNDLISNITHEFKTPISTIGAALEGIQNFNAIDDKLKTKNYLDISTLQLSKLNNMVEKLLETATLDSEHLELHKEIVDISELVLTIAQKHQFQNNSKTLSTSIETVCKAKVDLFHFENAINNLLDNAYKYGGKHISVTLKQIKNFVEISIADDGNTLTKQNQDLVFEKFYRVPKGNTHDVKGFGIGLYYTKNIIEKHNGKIILELKPQQTTFKIHLPND; encoded by the coding sequence ATGGACAATAAGCTCTATCAAAGAATCCTATATTTTATTATCGTGACCATTGCGCTCACCTTGACGGTGCAACTCTATTGGAACTATAAAAACTATCAAAAAAATCTTCAAAATTTTCAAAATGAAGTCCAAATTAGCTTAGACAATGCCCTGGACCTCTATTATGCTGAACTTACCAAAAAGAACCACATGACCTTTATAGATCTTGAGGCTACAGACAATAGCATTGAAAACCTAGAAGGCTTAATGGACAAATTGGAAATGGACTCGGTATACCGAGAGTTTCAGGCAAGCTATTCTAAAGATGTTGACTCTATCACCCAGATTGTAAAAACGGAAACCGGGGAACAAGCTCTAACCTTTTCAAACAACTCCAATAAAATCTCCAGTCTTAAAGTGATACGTGGTAAAAAAGCGGCAGACAGCATCAAGTTGCTTAAGAATATCACGTCTATTTATATATCTATTCAAGACGATTCTCTAAAGCTTAGCGATCTTTCTCCGCTTATCGAAAAAGAACTGCAACGTAAACAACTGAGCATTCCGTTTGCCTTGAAATATAACGGTACAGACAGTATCAAACTCAATTTTAACCAAAAGATTGTTGAACCAAACTTCTTCCAAACAGAAGCCAAATCAAAATTTTTAAAGTCTAATGAATCGTTACTCCTATTTTACCCAAATGCTACCAATATTGTGCTTCAGCAAGGGCTTGCAGGCTTGCTCATTTCCGTAGTATTACTGTTGGGAATTATGGCATGCCTCATTTATTTATTAAAAGTCATTAAAAATCAACGGCAACTTTCTGAATTAAAAAATGACCTCATCAGTAACATTACACATGAGTTTAAAACACCCATCTCCACCATTGGCGCTGCTTTAGAAGGCATTCAAAATTTTAACGCCATTGACGATAAACTAAAGACTAAAAACTATCTGGATATTTCGACCTTACAGTTATCCAAACTCAACAACATGGTTGAAAAATTATTGGAAACCGCCACCTTAGACAGTGAACATTTAGAGCTTCATAAAGAAATAGTTGATATTTCGGAATTAGTATTGACCATAGCCCAGAAACATCAATTTCAAAATAATTCTAAAACCCTAAGCACGTCTATTGAGACTGTTTGTAAGGCAAAAGTTGACTTGTTTCATTTTGAAAACGCCATTAACAACCTTCTAGATAATGCTTATAAATATGGCGGCAAGCACATCAGCGTTACCCTAAAGCAGATTAAAAATTTTGTTGAGATTAGCATTGCCGATGATGGCAACACACTCACCAAGCAAAATCAAGATCTTGTTTTTGAGAAGTTTTACCGCGTCCCAAAAGGTAACACCCATGATGTTAAAGGGTTTGGTATAGGTTTATATTACACCAAGAACATTATCGAAAAACATAACGGCAAAATTATTTTAGAGTTAAAGCCACAGCAAACTACATTTAAAATCCATCTCCCAAATGACTGA
- the metK gene encoding methionine adenosyltransferase: protein MSYLFTSESVSEGHPDKVADQISDALIDHFLAFDSESRVACETLVTTGQVVLAGEVKSNIYLDVQKIARDTINNIGYTKGAYMFDGNSCGVLSAIHEQSEDINRGVDRASKDEQGAGDQGMMFGYATSETENYMPLALDLSHSILKELAALRRENKEITYLRPDSKSQVTIEYSDDNVPQRIEAIVVSTQHDDFDNDEEMLAKIRKDIIEILIPRVVAKLPEDLQQLFNDDITYHINPTGKFVIGGPHGDTGLTGRKIIVDTYGGKGAHGGGAFSGKDPSKVDRSAAYATRHIAKNMVAAGVCDEILVQVSYAIGVVEPTSIYVDTYGTCPFNMTDGEIAKKIKSIFDMRPAAIESRLKLRQPMYSETAAYGHMGRTPETVTKTFQQPNGEPITLDVELFTWEKLDYVDKVKDAFGI, encoded by the coding sequence ATGTCGTATTTATTTACTTCGGAAAGTGTATCCGAAGGTCACCCAGATAAAGTTGCAGACCAAATTAGCGACGCCCTCATTGATCATTTTCTAGCCTTTGATAGCGAATCTAGGGTAGCTTGTGAAACCTTAGTGACTACAGGACAAGTTGTTCTTGCTGGTGAAGTAAAATCAAACATCTATTTAGATGTACAGAAGATTGCCAGAGACACCATCAACAATATTGGCTATACCAAAGGGGCTTATATGTTCGACGGCAATTCTTGTGGTGTCTTATCTGCAATCCATGAACAATCTGAAGACATCAATCGTGGTGTAGATCGCGCTAGCAAAGATGAGCAAGGTGCAGGAGACCAAGGGATGATGTTTGGTTATGCTACAAGCGAAACTGAGAACTATATGCCTTTGGCTTTAGATCTTTCTCACAGCATATTAAAAGAATTAGCAGCATTAAGACGCGAAAATAAAGAAATCACCTATTTGCGTCCAGACTCTAAAAGTCAAGTGACTATTGAGTATAGTGATGACAATGTACCGCAACGTATTGAAGCTATCGTTGTATCTACTCAGCATGATGATTTTGATAATGACGAGGAGATGCTGGCCAAAATAAGAAAAGACATCATCGAGATTTTAATACCACGTGTAGTTGCTAAATTACCTGAAGATCTACAACAACTATTTAATGATGATATTACCTACCACATCAACCCTACAGGGAAGTTTGTGATTGGTGGTCCTCATGGCGATACTGGACTTACGGGTCGAAAAATCATCGTAGATACCTATGGTGGAAAAGGTGCCCACGGTGGTGGTGCATTCTCTGGAAAAGATCCGAGCAAAGTAGACCGAAGTGCCGCTTATGCCACAAGACATATTGCTAAAAACATGGTTGCCGCCGGTGTTTGTGATGAAATTTTAGTACAAGTAAGCTATGCTATTGGCGTTGTAGAACCAACCTCAATTTATGTGGACACTTATGGGACTTGCCCGTTCAACATGACGGATGGTGAGATTGCTAAAAAAATAAAAAGTATTTTTGATATGAGACCGGCAGCTATTGAGTCTCGTCTTAAATTGCGTCAACCCATGTATAGCGAAACCGCTGCTTATGGTCATATGGGTAGAACACCAGAAACCGTAACCAAGACCTTCCAACAACCCAATGGAGAACCTATTACTCTTGATGTAGAATTATTTACTTGGGAGAAATTAGACTACGTAGACAAGGTTAAAGATGCTTTTGGCATATAA
- a CDS encoding GLPGLI family protein: MRTLTLTIFSVLFCITSIVTAQDFQGQAIYQTKTTVDMGDWGGGQMSEQQKKMIAERMKSMLEKVYVLNFNRSESTYKEEDKLEAPGAGGSRWGGMMSSFTGGPQYKNIKENVILQEQEFFGKQFLVKDSLPKLEWKLENETKQIGQYTCFKATTTKKVDEMDFTKMRRKNKDDEKKESKETADTTKTADPFDEVEVPEFIIVTAWYTPQIPVNNGPGEYHGLPGLILEVTADKTVMLCTKIVMNPQDKQKIEKPEKGEVVSREEYNTIMKDKIEEMRQMYGGRGRGRRD; this comes from the coding sequence ATGAGAACTCTTACACTTACCATTTTTTCAGTCCTTTTTTGTATAACGTCTATAGTAACTGCACAAGACTTTCAGGGCCAAGCCATTTATCAAACGAAGACTACCGTTGATATGGGAGATTGGGGTGGCGGTCAAATGAGCGAACAGCAAAAGAAAATGATTGCAGAGCGCATGAAGAGCATGTTAGAAAAAGTGTACGTGCTCAACTTTAACCGCAGTGAATCTACTTATAAGGAAGAAGACAAATTAGAAGCTCCTGGAGCAGGCGGCAGCCGTTGGGGAGGTATGATGAGCAGTTTTACAGGAGGTCCCCAGTACAAAAATATCAAGGAGAACGTCATTTTACAAGAGCAAGAGTTCTTCGGAAAGCAATTTCTCGTCAAGGATTCTCTTCCAAAATTAGAATGGAAGCTGGAAAACGAAACCAAACAAATTGGACAATATACTTGCTTTAAGGCAACCACGACAAAAAAAGTAGATGAGATGGATTTTACAAAAATGCGTCGAAAAAATAAAGATGACGAAAAGAAGGAATCTAAAGAAACTGCAGATACTACTAAAACCGCAGATCCTTTTGATGAGGTTGAAGTACCAGAATTCATTATCGTTACGGCTTGGTACACACCGCAAATCCCGGTTAATAATGGACCTGGAGAATATCATGGTTTGCCCGGTTTAATTTTAGAAGTAACAGCAGATAAAACCGTTATGCTTTGTACAAAAATTGTTATGAATCCGCAGGACAAGCAAAAAATTGAGAAGCCAGAAAAAGGAGAGGTGGTTTCACGAGAGGAGTACAATACCATTATGAAAGATAAAATAGAGGAAATGCGCCAAATGTATGGCGGTAGAGGACGGGGCAGAAGAGATTAA
- a CDS encoding GLPGLI family protein encodes MNFISKLFLVAIVSICCTLNAQEFSGIATYKSHRKIEMKMEGDNLNDAMKKQIYEQIKKQSQKTYFLSFNREESLYKQEEVLSTPKPSAGGITVTMSNGSDVRYKNIKEQRYTSANEIFGKAFLIKDSINPIEWKLVNETKNIGNYTCFKAEFTKNYTDKTFTDDGKLEDVEKEKTTTAWYTPQIPLSHGPEDFQGLPGLILEINDGELTLICSKIVLNPEKKVEVKEPSRGKEVSQSEYDAIVNKKMEEQMEDLKSRSRNGEMKIISFGD; translated from the coding sequence ATGAACTTTATATCAAAACTATTTTTAGTGGCAATAGTATCAATTTGCTGTACGCTAAATGCTCAAGAATTTTCAGGGATCGCGACTTATAAATCCCATCGAAAAATAGAAATGAAAATGGAAGGTGACAATTTAAACGATGCCATGAAAAAGCAAATCTATGAGCAAATCAAAAAACAATCTCAAAAAACCTATTTTTTAAGTTTCAATAGAGAGGAATCTCTTTACAAACAGGAAGAGGTGCTTTCTACACCAAAGCCATCTGCGGGTGGTATCACAGTGACAATGTCTAATGGTTCTGATGTTCGCTATAAAAATATTAAGGAGCAACGCTACACAAGCGCTAATGAGATTTTTGGCAAGGCCTTTTTAATAAAGGATAGTATAAACCCCATTGAGTGGAAATTGGTAAATGAAACTAAGAATATTGGCAACTATACTTGCTTTAAGGCTGAATTTACAAAGAACTACACCGATAAAACTTTTACAGATGATGGCAAATTAGAGGATGTTGAAAAAGAAAAAACAACTACGGCTTGGTACACGCCCCAAATCCCCTTAAGTCATGGCCCTGAGGATTTCCAAGGATTACCAGGACTCATCCTTGAGATAAATGACGGTGAATTAACCTTAATCTGTAGTAAGATTGTGCTCAATCCCGAAAAAAAGGTAGAGGTTAAGGAACCTTCAAGAGGTAAGGAAGTGAGCCAAAGTGAGTATGATGCTATAGTAAATAAGAAGATGGAAGAGCAAATGGAAGATCTAAAATCAAGAAGCCGAAACGGTGAGATGAAGATCATTTCATTTGGAGACTGA